The following proteins are encoded in a genomic region of Nicotiana sylvestris chromosome 4, ASM39365v2, whole genome shotgun sequence:
- the LOC138889780 gene encoding uncharacterized protein, with amino-acid sequence MEQPTNSATGLAMPVHPSGRESQSSAGQQDQESSPDVVTGMLTICSHDVYALIDPGSTLSCITPFVARKFGIVPEILSDPFAVFTPIRESIIARQFYRGCTVLVCGRQTPADLVELEMLDFYAIMGMEWLAACYATVDCQANIARFHFSGEPVLEWLGNTTTPRCRFISYMKARKMTTKGCIYHIVRAKDVNAEIPILQSIPVVKEYAYIFPNELPGIPPE; translated from the exons atggAGCAACCAACGAATTCAGCAACAGGATTAGCTATGCCTGTGCATCCTTCAGGGCGCGAGTCTCAGTCTTCGGCTG GTCAACAGGACCAAGAGTCCTCACCAGATGTTGTGacaggtatgttgaccatttgttctcacgatgtttatgccttgatagacccaggatctactttatcatgtattaccccatttgtcgcgaggaaatttggtatagtgcctgaaatactaagtgatccttttgcggTATTTACACCGATCAGAGAATCAATTATCGCTAGACAGTTTTACCGAGGTTGTACGGTATTAGTTTGTGGTCGTCAGACCCCAGCCGACCTAGTTGagctagagatgttggattttTACGCTATCATGGGCATGGAATGGTTGGCAGCTTGCTATGCCACAGTTGATTGTCAAGCAAACATAGCTAGATTTCATTTTTCGGGTGAGCCCGTTCTTGAATGGCTAGGTAATACGACGACACCCAGatgtaggtttatttcctatatGAAAGCGAGGAAAATGACCAcaaaagggtgcatttatcatattgtgcgagCTAAAGATGTGAATGCTGAGATACCTATACTTCAGTCTATTCCAGTAGTCAAAGAGTACGCGTATATATTTCCAAatgaacttccaggtattcctccaGAGTGA